A DNA window from Phaeobacter sp. A36a-5a contains the following coding sequences:
- a CDS encoding beta-ketoacyl-ACP synthase III, with amino-acid sequence MTRRAVIVGTGHYLPERVVENAEFEATLDTSDEWIRSRSGIERRHFAADGETTSFMATKAAEKALDDAGLTADDIDAIVVATSTADLTFPSAATMVQAQLGMTRGFAFDVQAVCAGFVYALSNANALVASGQAEKVLVIGAETFSKIMDWSDRSTCVLFGDGAGALVLEAQDGAGTSADRGILATDLNSDGRYKDLLYVDGGVSTQNTGHLRMQGNQVFRHAVEKLASTANTALERAGLTAADVDWIVPHQANIRIIQGTAKKMGLPMEKVVVTVQDHGNTSAASIPLALSVGKERGQIKQGDLVVTEAIGGGLAWGSVVLRW; translated from the coding sequence ATGACGCGACGCGCAGTAATTGTCGGGACCGGGCATTATCTCCCTGAACGCGTGGTCGAGAACGCGGAATTCGAAGCCACGCTGGATACGTCGGACGAATGGATTCGCAGCCGCTCCGGGATTGAGCGCCGCCATTTCGCCGCCGACGGCGAGACCACCTCCTTCATGGCCACCAAGGCCGCCGAAAAGGCGCTGGATGATGCCGGGCTGACCGCGGATGATATCGACGCCATCGTGGTGGCCACATCGACCGCCGATCTCACCTTCCCCTCTGCTGCCACCATGGTGCAGGCCCAGCTGGGCATGACCCGTGGCTTTGCCTTTGACGTGCAGGCGGTCTGCGCCGGGTTTGTCTATGCGCTGAGCAACGCCAATGCGCTGGTGGCCTCCGGGCAGGCCGAGAAGGTGCTGGTGATCGGGGCCGAGACCTTCAGCAAGATCATGGACTGGAGCGACCGCTCCACCTGTGTGCTGTTCGGCGATGGTGCCGGTGCGCTGGTTCTGGAGGCGCAGGACGGCGCAGGCACCAGTGCCGACCGTGGTATTCTGGCCACCGACCTCAATTCCGACGGCCGCTACAAGGATCTGCTTTATGTGGATGGCGGCGTTTCCACCCAGAACACCGGCCATCTGCGGATGCAGGGCAATCAGGTGTTCCGCCATGCGGTCGAGAAACTGGCCTCCACTGCCAATACCGCGCTGGAGCGCGCCGGCCTGACCGCCGCCGATGTCGATTGGATCGTGCCCCATCAGGCCAATATCCGCATCATCCAGGGCACCGCCAAGAAGATGGGCCTGCCGATGGAAAAGGTGGTGGTCACCGTGCAAGACCACGGCAATACCTCGGCCGCCTCGATCCCGCTGGCGCTGTCAGTGGGCAAGGAACGCGGCCAGATCAAACAGGGCGATCTGGTCGTCACCGAAGCCATCGGCGGCGGTCTGGCCTGGGGATCGGTTGTCCTGCGCTGGTAA
- a CDS encoding YceD family protein — protein MSESTAFRVADLPQNRATSFELRPDAAGLTALAQELGVDDLRKLRFAGEIRALGKRDWELVADLGATVVQPCVVTLDPVTTRIDQKVRRSFIAGMVHPDSEEEVEMPEDDTSEPLGSHISPHEVMVEALALALPQYPRKDGVSLGESVHAEPGVAPMRDEDTKPFAGLAALRDQLDGSRED, from the coding sequence ATGTCTGAGAGCACCGCTTTTCGGGTCGCTGACCTGCCGCAAAACCGCGCAACCTCGTTCGAACTGCGCCCCGACGCCGCTGGTCTGACCGCCCTCGCGCAGGAGCTGGGCGTCGACGATCTGCGCAAACTGCGCTTTGCCGGAGAGATCCGCGCTCTGGGCAAACGTGACTGGGAACTGGTTGCGGATCTGGGCGCCACCGTGGTGCAGCCCTGCGTGGTGACACTGGATCCGGTGACCACCCGCATTGATCAGAAGGTGCGCCGCAGCTTTATCGCCGGGATGGTGCATCCCGACAGCGAGGAAGAGGTGGAGATGCCCGAGGATGACACCAGCGAACCGCTGGGCAGCCATATCTCCCCGCATGAGGTGATGGTCGAAGCGCTGGCGCTGGCGCTGCCGCAATACCCCCGTAAAGACGGCGTCTCGCTCGGAGAATCAGTGCACGCCGAACCGGGTGTTGCCCCGATGCGCGACGAGGACACAAAGCCCTTTGCCGGGCTGGCCGCGCTGCGTGATCAGCTTGACGGCAGCCGCGAAGACTGA
- a CDS encoding sugar O-acetyltransferase, translating into MSRSERQKMQAGDWYCCLDSELSALRHQARLAVHQHNHRPPDPGDSLSPSLAALFAGHGQNCLIEAPFHCAYGVNITLGHQVYLNAGCTILDTAPVRIGDRSMLGPNVQIYCAQHHKDKALRAKGLEIAHPVTLGCDVWIGGGAIILPGVSIGDGAIVGAGAVVTRDVEAGVTVVGNPARALPR; encoded by the coding sequence ATGAGCCGATCCGAACGACAAAAGATGCAGGCGGGCGACTGGTACTGTTGCCTGGACAGCGAACTCTCAGCGTTGCGTCATCAGGCCCGTCTGGCGGTGCATCAGCACAATCACCGCCCCCCTGATCCCGGCGACAGCCTCAGCCCGTCGCTGGCAGCCCTCTTTGCCGGTCATGGGCAGAATTGCCTGATCGAGGCCCCGTTTCACTGCGCCTACGGGGTCAATATCACCCTCGGGCATCAGGTCTATCTGAACGCGGGCTGCACCATCCTTGATACCGCGCCGGTGCGCATTGGGGACCGCTCCATGCTGGGGCCGAATGTGCAGATCTACTGCGCCCAGCACCATAAGGATAAAGCTTTGCGCGCCAAGGGGTTGGAAATCGCCCATCCGGTCACGCTGGGGTGCGATGTCTGGATCGGTGGCGGCGCGATCATCCTGCCCGGCGTCAGCATCGGCGATGGCGCCATCGTCGGTGCCGGCGCGGTGGTGACACGAGATGTGGAGGCCGGGGTGACAGTGGTCGGCAATCCGGCGCGGGCGCTTCCTCGCTAG
- the plsX gene encoding phosphate acyltransferase PlsX, with protein sequence MAGKPDQMQKNAGRIVISVDAMGGDAGPAVVVAGIAMSAEKNPDLGFILHGPEEQLTPLVAKKRILDGRVEFRDARDVVTMEDKPSQVMRHGKGTSMWSTLESVKEGEAAGAVSCGNTGALMALSMLRLRKLPGVNRPAIAILWPSRNPQGFNVMLDVGADVRADAQDLLQYAMMGTSYVRNSMDIPRPRVGLLNVGTEEHKGHADLKEAYGLISDHSETGGFDFVGFVEGSDIPGDVADVIVTDGFTGNVAIKTGEGTASLMRVALREAFEYSFLSRIAALLAMTSLKRLSKRMDPRRVNGGVFLGLNGTVVKSHGGADATGVSAAVKLAFRLAQQGFAEKLAARVASSVALTQDKPAQMDETKTDQAPTKKD encoded by the coding sequence ATGGCGGGTAAACCCGATCAGATGCAGAAGAATGCCGGCCGCATAGTTATTTCGGTTGACGCCATGGGCGGAGATGCCGGCCCCGCAGTTGTGGTGGCCGGCATTGCCATGTCCGCCGAAAAGAACCCCGATTTGGGGTTCATCCTGCATGGTCCCGAAGAACAGCTGACGCCGCTGGTCGCCAAGAAGCGTATTCTCGACGGCCGGGTGGAATTCCGCGATGCCCGCGATGTGGTCACCATGGAGGACAAGCCCTCTCAGGTGATGCGCCACGGCAAGGGCACGTCGATGTGGTCGACGCTGGAGTCGGTCAAGGAGGGTGAAGCCGCCGGTGCGGTCTCCTGCGGCAATACCGGCGCGCTGATGGCGCTGTCGATGCTGCGGCTGCGCAAGCTGCCCGGTGTGAACCGCCCGGCCATTGCGATTCTCTGGCCGTCGCGCAATCCGCAGGGCTTCAACGTGATGCTCGATGTTGGCGCCGATGTGCGCGCCGACGCGCAGGATCTGCTGCAATACGCCATGATGGGCACCTCTTATGTGCGCAATTCGATGGACATTCCCCGCCCCCGCGTGGGCCTGCTGAATGTCGGCACCGAAGAGCACAAGGGACATGCCGACCTGAAAGAAGCCTATGGGCTGATCTCGGATCATTCCGAAACCGGGGGGTTTGACTTTGTCGGTTTTGTCGAGGGCAGCGATATCCCCGGCGATGTCGCCGATGTGATCGTCACCGACGGGTTCACCGGCAATGTCGCGATCAAGACCGGCGAGGGCACTGCCAGCCTGATGCGTGTCGCCCTGCGGGAAGCCTTTGAATATTCGTTCCTGTCCAGGATTGCGGCGCTGCTGGCGATGACCTCGCTCAAGCGGCTGTCCAAGCGCATGGACCCGCGCCGGGTCAATGGCGGTGTTTTCCTTGGTCTCAATGGCACCGTGGTGAAATCCCATGGTGGCGCGGATGCCACCGGTGTCTCGGCGGCGGTGAAGCTGGCCTTCCGTCTTGCCCAGCAGGGGTTTGCCGAAAAACTCGCCGCACGGGTTGCATCCTCTGTGGCGCTTACCCAAGATAAACCAGCGCAAATGGACGAGACCAAAACCGACCAGGCGCCCACCAAAAAAGACTAA
- the ihfA gene encoding integration host factor subunit alpha, translated as MGEKTLTRMDLSEAVFREVGLSRNESAQLVESMLQHMSDALVRGEQVKISSFGTFSVRDKSARVGRNPKTGEEVPIQPRRVLTFRPSHLMKDRVADGNRK; from the coding sequence ATGGGCGAAAAAACACTAACACGAATGGATTTGAGTGAAGCGGTCTTCCGCGAGGTTGGCCTGTCGCGCAACGAAAGCGCGCAGCTGGTGGAAAGCATGCTTCAGCATATGTCTGACGCCCTGGTCCGTGGGGAACAGGTCAAAATTTCTTCATTCGGGACATTCAGCGTGCGCGATAAATCCGCCCGCGTTGGCCGCAACCCGAAGACCGGCGAAGAGGTGCCCATTCAGCCTCGCCGGGTTTTGACCTTTCGACCATCGCATCTGATGAAGGACCGGGTGGCAGACGGGAACCGTAAATAA
- the tyrS gene encoding tyrosine--tRNA ligase, which translates to MTYHPKSDFIAVMMERGYLADCTDYQGLDEALMTPGQSAYIGFDATATSLHVGSLIQIMMLRWFQKTGHKPITLMGGGTTKVGDPSFRADERPLLTDEQIDSNIAGIKKVFAAYIDYDSGAGNAAMMLNNAEWLDDLNYLTFLRDIGRHFSVNRMLSFESVKSRLDREQSLSFLEFNYMILQAYDFLELNRRYGCVLQMGGSDQWGNIVNGIDLTRRVLDHEIYGLTSPLLTTSDGKKMGKSQNGAIWLNGDLLSPYEFWQFWRNTTDADVGRFLKLYTELPVDECNRLGALEGSEINAAKVILANEVTTLLHGAEAAAAAEATAREVFEKGGIGDDLPTLSLTAADLGDGISIVQLIVKSGLAKSGKDAKRLIAENGAKIDDAPLTDAGLMIDAAALASPIKLSAGKKRHALVQLEG; encoded by the coding sequence ATGACCTACCACCCAAAATCGGACTTCATCGCAGTTATGATGGAACGTGGCTATCTGGCCGACTGCACCGATTACCAGGGCCTGGACGAGGCGCTGATGACCCCCGGCCAATCCGCCTATATCGGCTTTGACGCCACCGCGACCTCGCTGCATGTGGGCTCGCTGATCCAGATCATGATGCTGCGCTGGTTCCAGAAAACCGGCCATAAACCGATCACCCTGATGGGCGGCGGCACCACCAAGGTGGGCGATCCCTCCTTCCGCGCTGATGAACGCCCGCTGCTGACGGATGAGCAGATCGATTCCAATATCGCCGGCATCAAGAAGGTGTTTGCCGCCTATATCGACTATGACAGCGGCGCGGGTAACGCCGCCATGATGCTGAACAACGCCGAATGGCTGGATGATCTGAACTACCTCACTTTCCTGCGCGATATCGGCCGCCATTTCTCGGTGAACCGGATGCTGTCGTTTGAAAGCGTGAAATCGCGTCTCGACCGCGAACAGTCGCTGTCCTTCCTCGAATTCAACTACATGATTTTGCAGGCCTATGACTTTTTGGAGCTGAACCGCCGCTACGGCTGCGTGTTGCAGATGGGTGGCTCCGATCAATGGGGCAATATCGTCAACGGCATCGACCTCACCCGCCGGGTGCTGGACCATGAGATCTACGGTCTCACCTCGCCGCTCTTGACCACCTCCGACGGCAAGAAGATGGGCAAATCGCAGAATGGCGCGATCTGGCTCAATGGCGATCTGCTCTCGCCTTATGAGTTCTGGCAGTTCTGGCGCAACACCACCGACGCCGATGTGGGCCGCTTCCTGAAGCTCTATACAGAGCTGCCGGTGGACGAATGCAACCGCCTGGGTGCGCTGGAAGGGTCGGAGATCAACGCCGCGAAGGTGATCCTCGCCAATGAGGTGACCACCCTGCTGCACGGTGCCGAGGCCGCCGCTGCCGCCGAGGCCACCGCCCGCGAAGTGTTCGAGAAAGGCGGCATTGGCGACGACCTGCCCACGCTCAGCCTGACTGCCGCAGATCTGGGCGATGGCATCTCCATCGTGCAGCTGATCGTGAAATCCGGGCTGGCCAAATCGGGCAAGGACGCCAAGCGCCTGATCGCCGAGAACGGCGCCAAGATCGACGACGCGCCGCTGACCGATGCAGGGCTGATGATCGACGCCGCCGCTCTGGCCTCGCCGATCAAACTGTCTGCGGGCAAAAAACGCCACGCGCTGGTGCAGCTGGAGGGGTAA
- a CDS encoding GNAT family N-acetyltransferase — protein MSPAKVAPRPLLCRGRYRVRLIDGAGQVAGDGGDLQRARALRSLCFGRSKLDAEPLDLRCQHMLIEDQASGVLVCCFRLLLLPDGAYIAQSYSAQRYDLNMFSARRGPLLELGRFCIHPDWQDADILRLAWGALTAFVDDHGVELLFGCSSFQGVDPAPYGQALALLLARHQAPTGQGVGVRAAQVLPLAALDLPPVDGKAAQQQMPPLLRTYLMMGGWVSDHAVIDRELGTLHLFTAVEIATIPAARKRLLRAIVTGVDHPVR, from the coding sequence ATGTCCCCTGCAAAGGTCGCGCCGCGGCCGCTGCTGTGTCGTGGCCGCTATCGGGTCCGGCTGATTGATGGCGCCGGGCAGGTGGCCGGTGATGGCGGCGATCTGCAACGGGCGCGGGCGCTGCGAAGCCTGTGTTTCGGCCGTAGCAAGCTCGACGCAGAACCGTTGGACCTGCGCTGCCAGCATATGCTGATCGAGGATCAGGCCAGCGGTGTTCTGGTCTGTTGTTTTCGCCTTCTGCTGCTGCCAGATGGCGCATATATCGCCCAGAGTTATTCCGCGCAAAGATATGATCTGAATATGTTTTCCGCCCGTCGTGGCCCGTTGCTGGAGCTGGGTCGGTTCTGCATCCATCCCGATTGGCAGGATGCCGATATCCTGCGGCTTGCCTGGGGGGCGCTGACGGCGTTTGTCGATGATCACGGGGTCGAGCTGCTGTTTGGCTGCTCGTCCTTTCAGGGTGTTGATCCGGCGCCCTATGGGCAGGCCCTTGCCCTGCTGCTGGCCCGTCATCAGGCACCGACCGGGCAGGGGGTGGGGGTGCGGGCGGCGCAGGTGCTGCCCCTTGCGGCACTGGATCTGCCGCCCGTGGATGGCAAGGCGGCGCAGCAGCAGATGCCACCCCTGTTGCGCACCTATCTGATGATGGGCGGCTGGGTCAGCGACCATGCGGTGATCGACCGCGAGCTTGGCACGCTGCATCTCTTTACGGCGGTGGAAATCGCCACCATTCCCGCAGCGCGCAAACGTCTGCTGCGCGCCATTGTCACCGGCGTTGACCATCCGGTGCGCTGA
- a CDS encoding outer membrane protein assembly factor BamE: MASKRMRSLKAATRVTVLLVAGLAVGACSMYRKHGYVPSEELLSEVVVGVDTKDSVAETIGVPAAEGVLTDGGYYYVSTLMRRRGPSASKPVSRELVAINFNDQGVVTGIERYGLEQGRVIPLQRRVTSSNVQDKTFLRQLLGSLGNFGPGGLIE, from the coding sequence ATGGCATCCAAACGTATGAGGTCGCTGAAGGCGGCGACAAGGGTCACGGTTCTCTTGGTAGCGGGGCTCGCGGTTGGCGCCTGTTCCATGTACCGCAAGCACGGATATGTCCCCAGCGAAGAGCTGCTGTCAGAGGTGGTTGTCGGCGTTGATACCAAGGACAGCGTTGCTGAAACCATTGGGGTTCCGGCGGCAGAGGGCGTGCTGACCGATGGCGGTTACTACTATGTTTCCACCCTGATGCGCCGACGTGGTCCTTCGGCCAGCAAGCCGGTCTCGCGGGAGCTGGTTGCGATCAATTTCAACGATCAGGGCGTGGTCACGGGGATCGAACGCTACGGTCTGGAGCAGGGCCGGGTGATTCCCCTGCAACGCCGCGTGACCAGCTCTAACGTGCAGGACAAGACCTTCCTGCGCCAGCTGCTGGGCAGCCTCGGCAACTTTGGTCCCGGTGGGCTGATCGAATGA
- a CDS encoding GNAT family N-acetyltransferase, whose translation MFDFTPADVMPRPILRDETISALPQSAEFARALQATGKDPLVLNQMKGTVVMRRKLWGRINVAMVNRARIDKPLRLLEQLQENGLRRTPVILSPETPTPALARHGAVALVSPAHVGLLDLTGDPDQRRAALHQKWRNRLVHGEQQGLRITRQSLPQTPAHWIFAADAAQQSSRGYRNWPVDLTLAYARENKGMAKIFEAHDGKEIVAAVLVLCHGRGATYHIGHTTDRGKALSAHNLLMWEAMSWLAKRGYEQLDLGVINTENAAGLARFKLGTGARLHQLGGTWAYWPPLGRLLRPLAALDKRLMNPGLSGHC comes from the coding sequence ATGTTCGATTTCACACCAGCAGATGTCATGCCCCGCCCCATTCTCCGCGACGAAACCATCTCTGCCCTACCGCAATCGGCGGAATTTGCCCGCGCGCTTCAGGCGACGGGCAAGGACCCTCTGGTGCTGAACCAGATGAAAGGCACCGTCGTCATGCGCCGCAAGCTCTGGGGCCGCATCAACGTGGCCATGGTCAACCGCGCCCGCATCGACAAGCCGTTGCGACTGCTGGAACAATTGCAGGAAAACGGCCTGCGCCGCACGCCCGTCATCCTGTCGCCAGAAACGCCGACCCCCGCCCTCGCCCGCCACGGCGCGGTGGCGCTGGTCAGCCCGGCGCATGTCGGTTTGCTCGACCTCACCGGTGACCCGGATCAGCGCCGCGCGGCGCTGCATCAGAAATGGCGCAACCGGCTGGTCCATGGCGAACAGCAGGGGCTGCGCATCACCCGCCAATCCCTGCCCCAGACCCCGGCGCACTGGATCTTTGCTGCTGATGCCGCGCAGCAATCCAGCCGCGGCTATCGCAACTGGCCGGTGGATCTGACCCTGGCCTATGCCCGCGAGAACAAGGGGATGGCCAAGATTTTCGAAGCCCATGACGGCAAGGAGATCGTCGCCGCCGTGCTGGTGCTCTGCCATGGGCGTGGCGCCACCTATCACATCGGCCATACCACCGATCGCGGCAAGGCGCTGTCCGCCCATAACCTGCTGATGTGGGAGGCGATGTCCTGGCTTGCCAAACGCGGCTATGAACAGCTCGACCTTGGCGTGATCAACACCGAAAACGCCGCCGGTCTGGCCCGCTTCAAACTGGGCACCGGCGCACGGCTGCACCAGCTGGGTGGCACCTGGGCCTATTGGCCGCCGCTGGGTCGGCTGCTGCGTCCGCTCGCCGCGCTCGACAAACGGCTGATGAACCCCGGGCTCTCTGGACACTGCTAG
- a CDS encoding ABC-F family ATP-binding cassette domain-containing protein, which produces MARIPLLQMSGISLTFGGDPVFADLDLVVQPGDRVALVGRNGSGKSTLMKVMAGLVEADTGSLVVPPGKSVGYMEQDPQMTGFATLGDFASSELDPGEMYKVERAGEGLKFDPARPVATASGGEKRRAALAKLMAEAPDLMLLDEPTNHLDIEAITWLENELKSTRAAFVLISHDRAFLRALTRATLWVDRGQVRRQEKGFDAFEAWRDKIWEEEDQQRHKLNRLIKSESRWAVEGISARRKRNMGRVRALQDLKEERSSQIKRQGTAELALDAGPKSGRKVIEAEGLTKSYGDKAIVRDFSLKVQRGDRVAFVGPNGAGKTTLLKMLLGLEQPDEGHVQMGTNLELALFDQTRDQLDGDASLWENLTSDPLLGISGKADQVMVRGQPKHVVGYLKEFLFDEAQARAPVRSLSGGEKARLLLARLMARQSNLLVLDEPTNDLDVETLDLLQELLDSYDGTVLLVSHDRDFLDRVATTTIAMEGGGRATAYAGGWSDYLSQRAPVEGAAEKAEKAKASKPKPKQEAQPKDGLSFKEKHRLEALPGEIERLEAEIAKLQQLMADPELFTREPVKFQKATDALVERQEKLSAAEEEWLELEEKSAG; this is translated from the coding sequence ATGGCACGTATTCCTCTTTTACAGATGTCCGGTATCTCCCTCACCTTTGGGGGCGATCCGGTGTTCGCGGATCTTGATCTGGTGGTGCAACCCGGCGACCGGGTGGCGCTGGTCGGGCGCAATGGCTCCGGCAAATCCACCCTGATGAAGGTGATGGCCGGTCTGGTCGAGGCCGACACCGGCTCGCTGGTGGTGCCGCCGGGCAAATCCGTCGGCTATATGGAGCAGGACCCGCAGATGACCGGGTTTGCCACGCTGGGCGATTTTGCCAGTTCCGAACTGGATCCGGGCGAGATGTACAAGGTGGAGCGGGCAGGCGAGGGGCTGAAGTTTGATCCCGCCCGCCCTGTGGCGACGGCCTCCGGTGGTGAAAAACGCCGCGCGGCGCTGGCCAAGCTGATGGCCGAGGCACCGGATCTGATGCTCTTGGACGAGCCGACCAACCATCTGGATATCGAGGCGATCACTTGGCTTGAGAATGAGCTGAAATCGACCCGCGCCGCCTTTGTGCTGATTTCGCACGACCGGGCGTTTCTGCGTGCCCTGACCCGCGCGACGCTTTGGGTGGACCGGGGGCAGGTGCGCCGTCAGGAGAAGGGGTTTGATGCCTTTGAGGCTTGGCGCGACAAGATCTGGGAAGAAGAAGACCAGCAGAGGCATAAGCTGAACCGGCTGATCAAATCCGAAAGCCGCTGGGCGGTGGAGGGCATCTCCGCCCGCCGCAAACGCAATATGGGCCGGGTGCGCGCGCTTCAGGATCTGAAGGAGGAGCGGTCCAGCCAGATCAAGCGGCAGGGCACGGCTGAGCTGGCGCTGGACGCGGGCCCGAAATCGGGCCGCAAGGTGATCGAGGCCGAAGGGCTGACGAAATCCTACGGTGACAAGGCAATTGTGCGGGACTTCTCGCTGAAGGTGCAGCGCGGCGATCGCGTTGCCTTTGTCGGGCCGAATGGGGCAGGTAAGACCACGCTCCTGAAGATGCTGCTGGGGCTGGAACAGCCTGATGAAGGCCATGTGCAGATGGGCACCAATCTGGAGCTGGCGCTGTTTGATCAGACCCGCGATCAGCTGGACGGCGATGCCAGTCTCTGGGAAAACCTGACCTCGGATCCGCTTCTGGGGATTTCTGGCAAGGCGGATCAGGTGATGGTCCGGGGGCAGCCGAAACATGTGGTCGGCTACCTGAAGGAATTTCTGTTCGACGAGGCGCAGGCCCGCGCGCCGGTGCGGTCCCTGTCCGGCGGCGAGAAGGCGCGTCTCTTGCTGGCGCGGCTGATGGCGCGGCAGAGCAACCTGCTGGTGCTAGACGAACCGACCAATGATCTGGATGTCGAGACGCTCGACCTGTTGCAGGAACTCCTGGACAGCTACGATGGCACGGTTCTGCTGGTGAGCCACGACCGGGATTTTCTGGACCGCGTGGCCACCACCACCATCGCCATGGAAGGCGGCGGGCGCGCCACGGCCTATGCTGGCGGCTGGAGCGATTACCTCTCGCAGCGTGCCCCGGTCGAAGGTGCCGCAGAGAAGGCGGAGAAAGCCAAGGCGAGCAAGCCGAAACCCAAGCAGGAAGCGCAGCCCAAGGACGGTCTGAGCTTTAAGGAAAAACACCGGCTGGAGGCGCTGCCCGGAGAGATCGAGCGGCTGGAGGCGGAGATTGCCAAATTGCAGCAGCTGATGGCTGATCCCGAGCTGTTCACCCGCGAACCGGTGAAGTTCCAGAAGGCCACCGATGCGCTGGTGGAGCGGCAGGAGAAACTCTCTGCCGCTGAGGAGGAATGGCTGGAGCTGGAAGAGAAATCCGCAGGCTGA
- a CDS encoding SDR family NAD(P)-dependent oxidoreductase, producing the protein MKLSQTAAVITGGASGLGEATARHFAAQGAQVTLLDRDAERGAAVASEIGGHFAQTDVTSEESVAAAMALASEKMGKINVCVNCAGIALGIKTVGRDGAHPLDAYQRTIDINLVGTFNVARLAAVEIAKCEAEADGGRGVIINTASIAAFDGQKGQAAYAASKGGVVGMCLPMARDLASSGVRVMTIAPGIFMTPMLAGLPEEVQQQLAADVPNPARLGDPAEYGRLAGFIVEMGYLNGEVIRLDGALRMR; encoded by the coding sequence ATGAAACTGTCGCAAACCGCCGCCGTCATCACCGGCGGCGCCTCTGGCCTTGGTGAGGCCACCGCCCGTCATTTTGCCGCCCAAGGCGCCCAGGTCACGCTCCTGGATCGTGACGCCGAACGCGGCGCTGCCGTAGCCTCCGAAATCGGCGGGCATTTTGCCCAGACCGATGTCACCAGCGAAGAGTCGGTAGCCGCAGCCATGGCGCTTGCCAGCGAGAAGATGGGCAAGATCAACGTCTGTGTGAACTGCGCAGGCATCGCCCTTGGCATCAAGACCGTGGGCCGCGATGGCGCGCACCCTCTGGATGCCTATCAGCGCACCATCGACATCAACCTTGTCGGCACCTTCAACGTCGCCCGGCTCGCTGCGGTGGAAATCGCCAAATGCGAGGCTGAGGCAGACGGTGGCCGGGGTGTCATCATCAACACCGCGTCAATCGCGGCCTTTGACGGCCAAAAGGGTCAGGCTGCCTATGCCGCCTCCAAAGGCGGCGTTGTGGGCATGTGCCTGCCGATGGCCCGTGATCTGGCCTCTTCGGGCGTGCGGGTGATGACCATCGCGCCGGGCATCTTCATGACCCCGATGCTGGCGGGCCTGCCGGAAGAGGTGCAGCAGCAGCTCGCCGCCGATGTGCCCAACCCGGCCCGGCTTGGCGACCCTGCCGAATATGGCCGTCTGGCCGGGTTCATCGTCGAGATGGGCTATCTCAACGGCGAGGTGATCCGCCTCGACGGCGCGCTGCGGATGCGCTGA
- a CDS encoding GFA family protein gives MTQPNLPLTGACLCGAVQLHVTASPLLTLACHCRDCQKLAASAYSLTVMFPAEAVTVTGELVLGGKHSEERKHYYCPTCLSFVLSRLKAAPERVNLRASLLDDLTWFTPFVEVMAEDKQPWATVPASHSYARFPTTAKELADLMDDYAKAIAPSAAGRDPA, from the coding sequence ATGACCCAGCCCAACCTGCCGCTGACCGGCGCCTGTCTCTGCGGTGCTGTCCAGCTGCATGTCACCGCCTCCCCCCTGCTGACGCTGGCCTGCCACTGCCGCGATTGTCAGAAACTTGCCGCCAGCGCCTATTCCCTGACCGTCATGTTTCCGGCAGAGGCGGTCACCGTCACGGGAGAGCTGGTGCTGGGTGGAAAACACAGCGAAGAGCGCAAGCATTATTACTGCCCGACCTGCCTCAGCTTTGTCCTGTCCCGCCTGAAGGCGGCACCAGAACGGGTGAACCTGCGCGCCTCTTTGCTGGATGATCTGACTTGGTTCACCCCCTTTGTCGAAGTCATGGCCGAGGACAAACAGCCCTGGGCGACGGTTCCGGCCTCTCACAGCTATGCCCGCTTCCCCACCACGGCAAAGGAGCTGGCGGATCTGATGGATGATTACGCCAAAGCCATCGCACCCTCCGCGGCCGGCAGGGATCCGGCATGA
- the rpmF gene encoding 50S ribosomal protein L32, with product MAVQQNKVSKSRRNNRRAHDALVAANPNECGNCGELKRPHHVCPSCGHYDEKEIVAAADEIDMDEDAA from the coding sequence ATGGCTGTCCAACAGAACAAAGTATCCAAGTCGCGTCGCAACAACCGCCGCGCGCACGATGCACTGGTTGCTGCAAACCCGAACGAATGCGGCAACTGTGGCGAACTGAAGCGTCCGCACCACGTATGCCCCTCCTGCGGCCACTACGACGAGAAAGAAATCGTCGCAGCCGCTGACGAGATCGACATGGACGAAGACGCGGCCTAA